From Arachis stenosperma cultivar V10309 chromosome 2, arast.V10309.gnm1.PFL2, whole genome shotgun sequence, one genomic window encodes:
- the LOC130960542 gene encoding uncharacterized protein LOC130960542, whose product MNRRVRTTIPQHHHNFHKYLKPGALARIRDSRIISARSHRVGSICQIPLRRTSPPSSPLHTPQDTAAAQPQANAAASFDGFPFFVARIYGPRCPQRKKLMAAKSVMFVPVSPAADSPDLVIDSFGSDFIVAN is encoded by the coding sequence ATGAACCGAAGGGTTAGAACAACCATCCCTCAACACCACCACAATTTCCACAAGTACCTAAAACCGGGTGCCCTAGCTCGAATCCGTGATTCGCGCATCATCAGCGCCAGATCTCACCGGGTCGGCTCCATCTGCCAGATCCCTCTCCGTCGCACTTCTCCTCCTTCCTCCCCGTTGCATACGCCGCAGGACACCGCCGCCGCTCAGCCTCAGGCCAACGCTGCCGCTTCTTTTGACGGTTTCCCGTTCTTTGTTGCCAGGATCTACGGACCTCGCTGTCCGCAGCGGAAGAAGCTCATGGCCGCCAAGTCCGTTATGTTCGTTCCCGTCAGTCCTGCCGCGGACTCTCCCGATCTGGTCATTGACTCCTTCGGCAGTGACTTCATCGTGGCCAATTGA
- the LOC130960541 gene encoding chlorophyll synthase, chloroplastic-like isoform X2, whose protein sequence is MEDSPSTYKTCHFSLLDVWLKRNGWIGNFALGASYISLPWWAGQALFGTLTSDIIVLTLLYSIAGLGIAIVNDFKGVEGDRALGLQSLPVAFGTETAKWICVAAIDIKITQLSVAVYFLSLQYLDI, encoded by the exons ATGGAAGATTCGCCTTCAACTTACAAAACCTGTCACTTCAGTCTATTAGACGTATGG TTAAAACGAAATGGATGGATCGGAAACTTTGCCCTCGGAGCAAGTTACATCAGTTTACCATG GTGGGCTGGTCAGGCTTTGTTTGGGACACTCACATCAGACATTATTGTCCTGACGTTGCTATACAGCATTGCTGGA TTGGGCATTGCCATCGTCAACGACTTCAAGGGTGTTGAAGGGGATAGAGCTCTTGGGCTTCAG TCTCTTCCGGTTGCTTTCGGTACTGAAACTGCAAAATGGATCTGTGTTGCTGCTATTGACATTAAGATTACACAATTATCTGTCGCTGTATATTTTTTATCCCTCCAATACTTAGATATTTGA